A genomic window from Triticum urartu cultivar G1812 chromosome 7, Tu2.1, whole genome shotgun sequence includes:
- the LOC125520855 gene encoding putative F-box protein At3g10240: protein MAILKSCSVDSDASARGFAPEEIDLGDDVLAEIILRLPLDSVARSRCVSKNWCAAIADGYVRRRLPLHMSMICFPDDDGDALGGGGGSRPVYACAGEGRRLEARDLGFFPLHDSVIFCDGCNGLLLCRAPGSPEFYVVSPVTRSWAALPRPAKEPRLSVLAFDPLVGQHYHVINFTGWRDRGAAVEVFSSETRAWAAHDVEFGGVPAGSLSGSVHCHGGAVYFLASDPDCVVRMDLAAGLACTVIDLPEPADGDGRVAHSGGRLHYLCSHSGLLKVWSLEDDRPRQRWRLKHAVRVSDVVDGGEVRFLAMHPENQAVVYIWSPWKVVEYDLGKREITGAAWEFGKGARNRVVKTWLVPSSCYLSDCFADDGPLPAR, encoded by the coding sequence ATGGCGATCCTCAAGAGTTGTTCCGTCGACAGCGACGCGAGTGCCAGGGGCTTTGCTCCGGAAGAGATCGACCTGGGCGACGACGTGCTCGCGGAGATCATCCTGCGCCTGCCCCTGGACTCCGTCGCGCGCTCCAGGTGCGTCTCCAAGAACTGGTGCGCCGCCATCGCCGACGGCTATGTCCGCCGCCGGCTCCCCCTGCACATGTCCATGATCTGCTTCCCCGACGACGACGGCGACgcgcttggcggcggcggcggcagcaggcCCGTGTACGCGTGCGCGGGCGAGGGCCGCCGGCTCGAGGCCCGGGACCTCGGCTTCTTCCCGCTGCACGACAGCGTCATCTTCTGCGACGGGTGCAACGGCCTGCTCCTCTGCCGCGCCCCCGGCTCGCCGGAGTTCTATGTCGTGAGCCCGGTCACCAGGAGCTGGGCGGCGCTCCCGAGGCCGGCCAAGGAGCCGCGGCTCTCCGTGCTGGCGTTCGACCCGCTCGTCGGGCAGCACTACCACGTGATCAACTTCACCGGGTGGCGCGACCGCGGCGCGGCGGTGGAGGTGTTCTCGTCGGAGACGCGGGCGTGGGCCGCGCACGACGTGGAGTTCGGCGGCGTCCCGGCGGGCTCCCTCTCCGGCTCGGTGCACTGCCACGGCGGCGCTGTGTACTTCCTCGCCTCCGACCCGGACTGCGTCGTCCGCATGGACCTCGCCGCCGGGCTCGCGTGCACGGTCATCGACCTCCCCGAGCCGGCGGACGGCGACGGCCGCGTCGCGCACTCCGGCGGCCGGCTGCACTACCTCTGCAGCCACAGCGGGCTACTCAAAGTCTGGTCGCTTGAGGACGACCGCCCGCGCCAGCGGTGGCGCCTGAAGCACGCCGTGAGAGTCAGCGACGTCGTGGACGGCGGCGAGGTGAGGTTCCTGGCGATGCACCCGGAGAACCAGGCGGTGGTGTACATATGGTCGCCGTGGAAGGTCGTCGAGTACGACCTGGGCAAGCGAGAGATCACCGGCGCGGCGTGGGAGTTCGGCAAGGGCGCGAGGAACCGTGTCGTCAAGACGTGGCTTGTCCCGTCCTCGTGCTACCTTTCGGATTGCTTTGCGGACGATGGTCCGTTACCGGCGCGCTGA